The following coding sequences lie in one Cannabis sativa cultivar Pink pepper isolate KNU-18-1 chromosome 5, ASM2916894v1, whole genome shotgun sequence genomic window:
- the LOC115702167 gene encoding uncharacterized protein LOC115702167 → MIFGIRCIWEDLTNMREYFKFFDPELLNATDKDGIVHQEVVIKLAERLNTMNNKSQMFFILWNYERHWMLEIVCAGKIIHLDPRLRHKRPKMTIDLTLQRAYELLGGSNELLGTFPGVTVAACPKQTLGIECGFYVLRYINDIVKALNSFVLIREKFGKMDTYDVETMLLPLQHQWLSKLTRYLY, encoded by the exons ATGATCTTTGGAATTAG ATGCATTTGGGAGGATTTAACGAATATGCGGGAGTATTTCAAGTTCTTTGACCCAGAGCTACTCAATGCCACGGACAAAGATGGAATTGTCCACCAAGAAGTTGTTATCAAATTGGCTGAAAGGTTGAATACAATGAATAACAAATCTCAGATGTTCTTCATACTGTGGAACTACGA ACGTCATTGGATGCTTGAGATCGTTTGTGCTGGGAAGATCATTCACTTGGACCCTCGGCTTAGACATAAACGCCCTAAGATGACTATTGACCTCACACTCCAAag GGCATATGAACTGCTCGGAGGTTCCAACGAGTTACTTGGAACATTTCCAGGAGTAACCGTTGCAGCGTGTCCAAAACAAACATTGGGAATTGAATGTGGTTTTTATGTACTTAGGTACATTAATGACATTGTGAAAGCTCTAAATTCATTCGTTCTTATAAGAGAAAAG TTTGGAAAGATGGACACATACGATGTGGAGACGATGTTGCTACCACTGCAACATCAATGGTTATCGAAATTGACACGATACTTGTACTAG